From a single Eriocheir sinensis breed Jianghai 21 chromosome 18, ASM2467909v1, whole genome shotgun sequence genomic region:
- the LOC127000260 gene encoding thioredoxin-2-like encodes MVYQVKDQEDFKKQLKEAGQKLVVVDFYATWCGPCKMIAPKLQEMSSQMTDVVFLKVDVDECEDVAVTYQISCMPTFLFFKEEQKIDSFSGASEEKIRDYIAKYK; translated from the exons GAGGACTTCAAGAAGCAGCTGAAGGAAGCTGGCCAGAAGCTTGTTGTCGTGGACTTCTATGCAACCTGGTGTGGGCCCTGCAAGATGATTGCTCCCAAGCTTCAG GAGATGAGTAGCCAGATGACTGACGTGGTGTTCCTGAAGGTGGACGTGGACGAGTGTGAAGATGTAGCGGTCACTTACCAGATATCCTGCATgcctactttcctcttctttaaagaggaacagaaa ATTGACAGCTTCTCTGGAGCAAGTGAAGAAAAGATTCGAGACTACATCGCTAAGTACAAATAA